In Streptomyces chartreusis, the following proteins share a genomic window:
- the ligA gene encoding NAD-dependent DNA ligase LigA: MTTPVAQIVDAAGYARAVEDVVKAAAAYYTDGTSPLDDDTYDRLMRGITAWEAEHPDQVLPDSPSGKVAGGAVEGDVPHTVAMLSLDNVFSAEQFTAWTASLARRIGHEAERYSVEAKLDGLAIAARYTEGRLTRLITRGDGTAGEDVSHAMSTVEGLPETLAEPVTVEVRGEVLMTGAQFEHANEVRTAHGGQPFANPRNAAAGTLRAKDRAYTVPMTFFGYGLLPLPDTDEALTARLDGLAHSELMALAGQLGVHTTATTEVPGVTADTTDGVLARVREIAALRAELPFGIDGIVIKADLADDQRAAGNGSRAPRWAIAYKLPAVEKITRLLDVEWNVGRTGIIAPRGVLEPVEIDGSTITYATLHNPADITRRDLRLGDQVMVHRAGDVIPRIEAPVAHLRTGDEKPIVFPEACPRCGSAIDTSQERWRCEQGRNCHLVASLSYAAGRDQLDIEGLGATRVVQLVEAGLVADLADLFTLTREQLLGLERMGETSTDNLLAALATAKARPLSRVLCALGVRGTGRSMSRRIARYFATMDNIRAADAEQLQQVEGIGPEKAPSIVAELAELAGLIEKLAAAGVNMTEPGAVFVPVDTTDVDADTADAPVGGPLSGMTVVVTGAMTGPLEKLSRNQMNELVERAGGRSSSSVSKKTSLVVAGESAGSKRAKAEDLGIRLATPDEFALLVADYLD, encoded by the coding sequence ATGACAACACCAGTTGCGCAGATCGTGGACGCCGCCGGGTACGCACGGGCCGTCGAGGACGTCGTGAAGGCCGCGGCCGCCTATTACACGGACGGCACGTCCCCGCTGGACGACGACACCTACGACCGGCTGATGCGGGGCATCACCGCGTGGGAGGCCGAGCATCCCGATCAGGTGCTGCCCGACTCGCCGAGCGGGAAGGTCGCCGGGGGCGCCGTCGAGGGCGATGTGCCGCACACGGTCGCGATGCTGAGTCTGGACAACGTCTTCTCGGCCGAGCAGTTCACGGCGTGGACGGCCTCGCTGGCCCGCCGCATCGGGCACGAGGCGGAGAGATACAGCGTCGAGGCGAAGCTCGACGGTCTCGCGATCGCGGCCCGGTACACCGAGGGGCGGCTGACGCGGCTGATCACACGCGGTGACGGGACGGCCGGGGAGGACGTCTCGCACGCGATGAGCACCGTCGAGGGCCTGCCCGAGACGCTCGCCGAGCCGGTCACCGTGGAGGTGCGCGGCGAAGTCCTCATGACGGGCGCGCAGTTCGAGCACGCCAACGAGGTGCGCACCGCGCACGGCGGGCAGCCCTTCGCCAACCCGCGCAACGCCGCGGCGGGCACCCTGCGGGCCAAGGACCGCGCCTACACGGTCCCGATGACGTTCTTCGGCTACGGTCTGCTGCCGCTGCCCGACACCGACGAGGCCCTGACGGCGCGGCTGGACGGTCTCGCGCACAGCGAGCTCATGGCCCTGGCCGGGCAGCTGGGCGTGCACACCACCGCCACCACCGAGGTGCCCGGCGTCACCGCCGACACCACGGACGGCGTCCTGGCCCGGGTGCGGGAGATCGCCGCGCTGCGCGCCGAGCTGCCGTTCGGGATCGACGGGATCGTCATCAAGGCCGATCTCGCCGACGACCAGCGGGCCGCCGGGAACGGCTCGCGGGCCCCGCGCTGGGCGATCGCCTACAAGCTGCCGGCCGTGGAGAAGATCACCCGGCTCCTGGACGTCGAGTGGAATGTGGGCCGCACCGGCATCATCGCCCCGCGCGGCGTCCTGGAACCGGTCGAGATCGACGGCTCCACCATCACCTACGCCACGCTCCACAACCCGGCCGACATCACCCGGCGCGATCTGCGGCTCGGCGACCAGGTGATGGTGCATCGCGCGGGTGACGTCATCCCGCGCATCGAGGCCCCGGTCGCCCATCTGCGCACCGGCGACGAGAAGCCGATCGTCTTCCCCGAGGCGTGCCCGCGCTGCGGCTCGGCCATCGACACCAGCCAGGAACGCTGGCGGTGCGAGCAGGGACGCAACTGCCACCTGGTCGCCTCCCTCTCGTACGCCGCCGGCCGCGACCAGCTCGACATCGAGGGCCTGGGCGCCACCCGTGTCGTGCAGCTCGTCGAGGCCGGTCTGGTGGCCGATCTCGCCGACCTGTTCACCCTGACCCGCGAGCAGCTCCTCGGGCTGGAACGGATGGGTGAGACCAGCACCGACAACCTGCTGGCCGCCCTCGCCACGGCGAAGGCACGCCCGCTGTCGCGAGTCCTGTGCGCGCTGGGTGTCCGGGGCACGGGCCGCTCCATGTCCCGTCGTATCGCCCGGTACTTCGCCACCATGGACAACATCCGTGCCGCCGATGCCGAGCAGTTGCAGCAGGTCGAGGGCATCGGCCCCGAGAAGGCGCCTTCGATCGTCGCGGAGCTCGCCGAACTCGCCGGTCTGATCGAGAAGCTCGCCGCCGCAGGGGTCAACATGACCGAGCCGGGTGCCGTCTTCGTGCCCGTGGACACCACCGACGTGGATGCCGACACGGCCGACGCCCCGGTGGGCGGTCCCCTTTCCGGGATGACCGTGGTGGTCACCGGCGCCATGACCGGCCCCCTGGAGAAGCTCAGCCGCAACCAGATGAACGAACTCGTCGAACGGGCCGGCGGCCGCTCCTCCTCCAGCGTGTCCAAGAAGACCAGCCTCGTGGTGGCCGGGGAATCCGCCGGGTCCAAGCGTGCCAAGGCCGAGGACCTCGGCATCCGGCTCGCCACCCCCGACGAGTTCGCACTCCTCGTCGCGGACTACCTCGACTGA
- a CDS encoding SpoIIE family protein phosphatase, whose protein sequence is MVPLSVAWDDIGGLVDAHERFLAGSLVESDVRDSVLDSWKRCRSVGLEPHRLLVRYTGDVALDERFRHAADPVLADLTGSFADASMTIALCDGQGRMVERLGGDRQLRDRLDAVRFAPGFDASESVVGTNGVGTALAERGPVYIAGREHFADCLQPFACAGAPVRDPLSGRIEAVLDITCLRDQGDPAMVRMVREAARSIEARLLEQADLRERALLAAYRRADGHAGDRPGQPDGLRPDLDGGALGRIDMAVLRAKAEELIASPHRTLDEVTLPSGRTATLLRRQVTGAAGETGVAVEARVLGGPRLRHLDVAPAPGETGIPAAPAREGRLGSAVRRPAGSPVTHSTPAPQAPATTPVTTPDGEPAGAEGWLLLVGEPGVGRLAMLARRRLELLHDASVRIGTTLDVTRTAEELAEVTVPRFADFVAVDLPDSVLRGEEPEALGGRTALRRVAIRAVRKQPHNLYEVGDTVEYVPSTPQARSLETRQSVIEPVLTEADGWIAQDPERLTPVLEAGIHSLITVPLRARGTTLGVVSFYRSLQPDSYEDDDLSLAQELVGRAAICIDNARRYTREHNTALALQRSLLPRGRSEQSAVEVAYRYLPAQAGVGGDWFDVIPLSGARVALVVGDVVGHGLHAAATMGRLRTAVHNFCSLDLSPDDLLTHLDDLVVRLDRGEGWAAENSPDSGIVGATCLYAVYDPVSRRCTLTRAGHPLPAVVAPDGSVEFVDLPACPPLGLGGMPFETVELELAEGSRLVLYTDGLVEDRHRDIDAGLDDLRAVLAGADRSPEDTCEAVLDALLPARPGDDVALLVARTHSLGADRVAQWDLPSDPAVVSRSRAAVTAQLAEWGLEELTFTTELIASELVTNAIRHATGPVQLRLLRDRALICEVSDGSGTSPRLRRAQSTDEGGRGLFLVAQLTERWGTRYTPDGKVIWTEQPLPGRCR, encoded by the coding sequence GTGGTCCCGTTGTCCGTCGCCTGGGACGACATCGGCGGTCTCGTCGATGCCCATGAACGATTCCTCGCCGGCTCACTCGTCGAGTCGGACGTGCGGGACTCGGTGCTCGACTCCTGGAAACGCTGCCGCTCCGTCGGTCTCGAGCCGCACCGGCTGCTGGTCCGGTACACCGGGGACGTCGCCCTGGACGAACGGTTCCGGCACGCCGCCGACCCCGTCCTGGCCGACCTGACCGGCTCTTTCGCCGATGCCAGCATGACGATCGCGCTGTGCGACGGACAGGGCCGCATGGTCGAGCGGCTCGGCGGCGACCGGCAGCTGCGCGACCGCCTCGACGCGGTGCGGTTCGCCCCCGGCTTCGACGCCTCGGAGTCGGTCGTGGGCACCAACGGCGTAGGCACCGCCCTGGCCGAACGCGGCCCGGTCTACATCGCGGGCCGCGAGCACTTCGCCGACTGCCTCCAGCCCTTCGCCTGCGCGGGCGCCCCCGTACGCGACCCGCTCAGCGGACGTATCGAGGCCGTCCTCGACATCACCTGTCTGCGCGACCAGGGCGACCCGGCCATGGTGCGGATGGTCCGCGAGGCCGCCCGGAGCATCGAGGCCAGGCTGCTGGAACAGGCCGACCTGCGCGAACGCGCGCTCCTCGCCGCGTACCGGCGGGCCGACGGCCATGCCGGGGACCGGCCCGGACAGCCCGACGGGCTGCGGCCCGACCTGGACGGCGGGGCGCTCGGCCGGATCGACATGGCCGTGCTGCGCGCCAAGGCCGAGGAACTCATCGCCTCCCCGCATCGCACCCTCGACGAGGTCACCCTGCCCAGCGGCCGCACCGCGACGCTGCTGCGCCGGCAGGTCACGGGCGCGGCGGGGGAGACCGGCGTAGCCGTCGAGGCCCGCGTCCTGGGCGGCCCCCGCCTCAGGCATCTGGACGTGGCTCCGGCTCCGGGGGAGACGGGGATCCCGGCAGCGCCGGCGCGGGAGGGGCGGCTCGGATCAGCGGTACGGCGGCCGGCCGGATCGCCCGTGACCCACTCCACGCCCGCCCCACAAGCCCCGGCCACCACACCCGTCACCACACCGGACGGCGAACCCGCAGGCGCCGAAGGCTGGTTGCTGCTCGTCGGGGAGCCCGGTGTCGGCCGGCTGGCCATGCTCGCGCGGCGCCGGCTGGAGCTGCTGCACGACGCGAGCGTGCGGATCGGCACCACCCTGGACGTCACCCGCACCGCCGAGGAACTCGCCGAGGTGACCGTCCCCCGGTTCGCCGACTTCGTCGCGGTCGACCTGCCCGACTCCGTGCTGCGCGGCGAGGAACCGGAGGCGCTCGGCGGCCGTACCGCACTGCGCCGGGTCGCCATCCGGGCCGTACGCAAGCAGCCGCACAATCTGTACGAGGTGGGGGACACCGTCGAGTACGTCCCCTCCACGCCGCAGGCCCGCTCCCTGGAGACGCGGCAGTCCGTCATCGAACCGGTCCTGACCGAGGCGGACGGCTGGATCGCGCAGGACCCGGAGCGGCTGACGCCGGTGCTGGAGGCCGGCATCCACTCCCTGATCACCGTGCCGCTGCGGGCCCGCGGCACGACCCTCGGCGTGGTCAGCTTCTACCGTTCCCTGCAACCCGACTCCTACGAGGACGACGACCTGTCCCTCGCCCAGGAGCTGGTCGGCCGCGCGGCGATCTGCATCGACAACGCCCGCCGCTACACCCGCGAGCACAACACCGCACTCGCCCTCCAGCGCAGCCTGCTGCCGAGGGGTCGTTCCGAGCAGAGCGCCGTCGAGGTCGCCTACCGCTACCTGCCCGCGCAGGCCGGCGTCGGCGGCGACTGGTTCGACGTCATCCCGCTGTCCGGTGCCCGCGTCGCACTCGTCGTCGGCGACGTGGTCGGGCACGGCCTGCACGCCGCCGCCACCATGGGCCGGCTGCGCACCGCCGTCCACAACTTCTGCTCCCTCGACCTGTCGCCCGACGACCTCCTCACCCACCTCGACGACCTGGTCGTACGGCTCGACCGGGGCGAGGGCTGGGCGGCGGAGAACAGTCCCGACTCCGGCATCGTCGGAGCCACCTGTCTGTACGCCGTCTACGATCCGGTGTCCCGGCGCTGCACCCTCACCCGCGCCGGGCACCCCTTGCCCGCGGTCGTCGCCCCCGACGGCAGCGTCGAGTTCGTCGACCTCCCCGCCTGCCCGCCGCTCGGTCTCGGCGGCATGCCCTTCGAGACGGTCGAGCTGGAGCTGGCGGAGGGCAGCCGGCTGGTGCTGTACACCGACGGTCTGGTCGAGGACCGGCACCGTGACATCGACGCCGGCCTCGACGACCTCCGCGCCGTCCTGGCCGGTGCCGACCGCTCGCCCGAGGACACCTGCGAGGCCGTCCTCGACGCCCTGCTGCCGGCCCGCCCCGGCGACGACGTGGCGCTGCTCGTCGCCCGTACGCACTCGCTGGGCGCCGACCGGGTGGCCCAGTGGGACCTGCCCAGCGACCCGGCGGTCGTCTCCCGCTCCCGCGCGGCGGTCACCGCCCAGCTCGCCGAGTGGGGCCTCGAGGAGCTGACCTTCACCACCGAACTGATCGCCAGCGAACTGGTCACCAACGCCATCCGGCACGCCACCGGCCCCGTCCAGCTGCGTCTGCTCCGCGACCGCGCCCTGATCTGCGAGGTGTCCGACGGCAGCGGTACCTCGCCCCGGCTGCGGCGTGCCCAGAGCACCGACGAGGGTGGCCGGGGTCTGTTCCTCGTCGCGCAGCTGACCGAGCGCTGGGGTACGCGTTACACGCCTGACGGCAAGGTCATCTGGACGGAGCAGCCCCTGCCCGGACGCTGCCGCTAA
- a CDS encoding ATP-grasp domain-containing protein, whose product MAHLLVVESWVGSMSRLLPRAIREGGHEFTFLTRDLHHYLRSAPEGTAHPLLGARNVLTADTNDTDALLPEVAGLHSVLGFDGVITSCDYYLPAVARIAGHLGLPGPGPEAVANACRKDATRRILAEAGLPGPSFAVHEEWADLARAAREIGYPLVAKPVDLCAGMYVRRIEHEAELAELFRTLADFPVNARGQRRNPAVLLEELLDGPEVSVETVSYAGAVHVVGVTDKSVGGAPAFIETGHMFPAALPPAGIEAAEQTTRGALKALGLTDAVVAHTEIKLTSAGPRVVEVNPRPAGNRITELVRHVTGIDLAAACVDVALGREPDLRRTDTGLHSAAIGFLVPDRAGTLEALDPRRLAAEPDVLEVRLAEPGTAVKAAGSNNEYLGHVMAGDPDGPGARDRVERLLAALRAGLVIR is encoded by the coding sequence GTGGCTCATCTGCTGGTGGTCGAGAGCTGGGTCGGATCGATGAGCAGGCTGCTGCCGCGCGCCATCCGCGAGGGCGGGCACGAGTTCACCTTCCTCACCCGTGACCTGCACCACTACCTGCGCTCGGCGCCCGAGGGGACCGCGCATCCGCTGCTCGGCGCCCGCAATGTGCTCACCGCCGACACCAACGACACCGACGCCCTGCTGCCCGAGGTGGCGGGGCTGCACTCGGTGCTCGGCTTCGACGGGGTGATCACCTCCTGCGACTACTACCTGCCGGCGGTGGCCCGGATCGCCGGGCACCTAGGCCTGCCCGGCCCCGGACCCGAGGCCGTGGCGAACGCCTGCCGCAAGGACGCCACCCGCCGGATCCTCGCCGAGGCGGGCCTTCCGGGACCGAGCTTCGCCGTGCACGAGGAGTGGGCCGACCTCGCGCGGGCCGCCCGCGAGATCGGCTACCCGCTCGTCGCCAAGCCGGTCGACCTGTGCGCCGGCATGTACGTCCGGCGCATCGAGCACGAGGCCGAACTCGCCGAGCTCTTCCGGACGCTGGCCGACTTCCCGGTCAACGCCCGGGGACAGCGGCGCAACCCCGCCGTGCTTCTCGAAGAGCTCCTGGACGGCCCCGAGGTGAGCGTGGAGACCGTGTCGTACGCGGGCGCGGTCCACGTGGTCGGCGTCACCGACAAGAGCGTCGGCGGGGCGCCCGCCTTCATCGAGACCGGCCACATGTTCCCCGCCGCCCTGCCGCCCGCCGGCATCGAGGCCGCCGAGCAGACCACGCGCGGCGCGCTCAAGGCGCTCGGGCTGACGGACGCCGTCGTCGCGCACACCGAGATCAAGCTGACCTCCGCCGGCCCGCGCGTCGTCGAGGTCAACCCCCGCCCCGCGGGCAACCGCATCACCGAGCTCGTCCGCCATGTCACCGGCATCGACCTCGCCGCCGCCTGCGTGGACGTCGCCCTCGGCCGCGAGCCCGACCTCAGGCGCACCGACACCGGGCTGCACAGCGCCGCCATCGGCTTCCTCGTCCCGGACCGCGCAGGCACCCTCGAAGCGCTCGACCCCCGTCGACTCGCCGCCGAACCCGATGTGCTGGAGGTGCGGCTCGCCGAGCCCGGCACGGCCGTGAAGGCGGCCGGCAGCAACAACGAGTACCTCGGTCACGTCATGGCCGGCGACCCCGACGGGCCCGGCGCCCGCGACCGCGTCGAGCGGCTGCTGGCGGCTCTGCGCGCCGGGCTGGTGATCCGGTGA
- a CDS encoding alpha/beta hydrolase encodes MSVLPRPTAVLCAFVAAAALLPTTAPARAATTLAFGACPHSVPRPPAPDRVECGRLSVPLDRHHPSGPHIEIAVSRVPASGTPAERRGILLVNPGGPGGSGLPYAVTKRAKLPASVRRSYDVIGFDPRGVGGSAPVDCGAMGGLFAAPGADPVPVGPRSERAYLTAQRHMADDCAAGAGTEALPYLSTEQTAYDMDAIRAALGEPRTGFLGVSYGSYLGAAYAARFPHRVGRMVLDSVVGPWDWHDFDMIQSRALLRARDTFFGWTAAHPDRFGLGADTAAVRRSYLRVRQGLAARPLNGFGPAEFDRAVYRALGRTERWTSLADGLRGYLTDATVDGLRPPSAFDGPESRNYEAANRIVKCADGPGPTPREIVTDMRRIRRLDPQPLLTGLEATTCAYWRHRPDHRTPLGGPATPPVLLVASAHDPVTPIRGAHELRSLLPGSRLVTLENDHSHGVFASRGNACVDGAVAAYLVDGVVPASDVRCGGAGLPGVR; translated from the coding sequence TTGTCCGTCCTGCCCCGCCCCACCGCCGTGCTGTGTGCCTTCGTGGCCGCGGCCGCCCTCCTCCCCACGACCGCCCCCGCCCGCGCGGCGACCACCCTGGCCTTCGGCGCGTGCCCCCACTCCGTGCCGAGGCCGCCCGCCCCGGACCGCGTGGAGTGCGGGCGCCTCTCCGTCCCGCTCGACCGGCACCACCCCTCGGGCCCGCACATCGAGATCGCCGTCTCCCGGGTCCCCGCCTCCGGCACCCCCGCCGAGCGGCGCGGCATCCTGCTGGTGAACCCGGGCGGCCCGGGCGGCTCCGGCCTGCCCTACGCGGTCACCAAGCGCGCCAAACTCCCCGCGAGCGTGCGGCGTTCGTACGACGTCATCGGCTTCGACCCGCGTGGCGTCGGCGGCAGCGCGCCCGTCGACTGCGGCGCGATGGGCGGCCTGTTCGCGGCGCCGGGCGCGGACCCGGTACCGGTGGGCCCGCGGTCCGAGCGCGCCTATCTCACCGCGCAGCGGCACATGGCCGACGACTGCGCGGCGGGCGCGGGCACGGAGGCACTTCCGTACCTGTCGACCGAGCAGACCGCGTACGACATGGACGCGATCCGCGCCGCGCTCGGCGAGCCCCGCACGGGCTTCCTCGGTGTCTCGTACGGCAGTTACCTGGGCGCGGCCTACGCGGCGCGCTTCCCGCACCGGGTGGGCCGGATGGTGCTCGACAGCGTGGTCGGGCCCTGGGACTGGCACGACTTCGACATGATCCAGAGCCGGGCCCTGCTGCGCGCCCGCGACACGTTCTTCGGCTGGACGGCCGCACACCCGGACCGCTTCGGCCTGGGCGCGGACACGGCCGCCGTACGCCGTTCGTACCTGCGCGTACGCCAAGGGCTCGCCGCCCGCCCGCTGAACGGCTTCGGCCCGGCGGAGTTCGACCGCGCCGTCTACCGAGCCCTCGGCCGCACCGAGCGCTGGACCTCACTGGCCGACGGTCTGCGCGGGTACCTGACGGACGCCACCGTGGACGGCCTGCGCCCGCCCTCCGCCTTCGACGGCCCCGAGTCCCGCAACTACGAGGCGGCCAACCGGATCGTGAAGTGCGCGGACGGCCCGGGGCCCACCCCGCGCGAGATCGTGACGGACATGCGGCGCATACGCCGCCTGGACCCGCAGCCGCTCCTGACCGGCCTGGAGGCCACGACCTGCGCCTACTGGCGACACCGCCCCGACCACCGCACGCCCCTCGGCGGCCCGGCCACCCCACCCGTCCTCCTGGTGGCCTCCGCACACGACCCGGTGACACCGATCCGCGGCGCCCATGAACTGCGGAGCCTGCTGCCCGGCTCACGCCTGGTCACCCTGGAGAACGACCACTCGCACGGCGTGTTCGCAAGCCGGGGGAACGCGTGTGTGGACGGTGCGGTGGCGGCTTATCTGGTCGACGGGGTGGTGCCGGCGAGCGATGTGCGATGTGGCGGGGCTGGGTTGCCGGGGGTGCGGTGA
- a CDS encoding Rossmann-like domain-containing protein → MTPVGARPAAPVRTYDDLVADVRAGALGPDPRTLRVAVAFTTRQAVRHDGRGTGYRNEVLSLRLAEAVGSCAVEPGELPDGALDDCVGADVAALLGHPLPAVRVAALDAYLMHVAPHTPQHGARSVALPAGSSLAKSRARARAVVELLDLPDGGTVLVVGVVNSLLEALRSRGLGYVPCDLKGGLTEWGEPVVADALAAAGSCDALLVSGMTLGNGTFEPLRAHALRHGKQLVLFAQTGSAVLPRFLGHGVTAVCAEPYPFFWLDGGPGVVHRYRCPGGER, encoded by the coding sequence GTGACCCCCGTCGGCGCCCGGCCCGCGGCGCCCGTCAGGACGTACGACGATCTCGTCGCCGACGTCCGCGCGGGTGCCCTCGGGCCCGACCCGCGCACGCTGCGCGTCGCCGTCGCCTTCACCACCCGGCAGGCCGTACGGCACGACGGGCGCGGCACCGGCTACCGCAACGAGGTGCTCAGCCTGCGGCTCGCCGAGGCCGTCGGCTCGTGCGCCGTCGAACCCGGCGAACTGCCCGACGGCGCGCTCGACGACTGCGTGGGCGCCGACGTGGCAGCCCTCCTCGGACATCCGCTGCCCGCGGTGCGGGTGGCCGCCCTCGACGCCTACCTGATGCATGTCGCCCCGCACACCCCGCAGCACGGAGCCCGCTCCGTCGCCCTGCCCGCCGGCTCGTCCCTCGCGAAGTCCAGGGCGCGGGCGAGGGCCGTGGTCGAGCTGCTGGACCTGCCGGACGGCGGCACGGTGCTCGTCGTCGGAGTCGTCAACTCCCTGCTGGAGGCGCTGCGTTCGCGCGGCCTCGGCTATGTGCCGTGCGACCTCAAGGGCGGGCTCACGGAGTGGGGCGAGCCGGTCGTCGCCGACGCGCTCGCCGCCGCCGGGAGCTGCGACGCGCTGCTCGTGTCCGGGATGACCCTGGGCAACGGCACCTTCGAACCGCTGCGCGCGCACGCCCTGCGGCACGGCAAGCAACTGGTGCTGTTCGCACAGACCGGCAGCGCCGTCCTGCCCCGCTTCCTGGGGCACGGGGTCACCGCGGTGTGCGCTGAGCCGTACCCCTTCTTCTGGCTCGACGGCGGCCCCGGCGTCGTCCACCGCTACCGCTGTCCTGGAGGTGAGCGATGA
- a CDS encoding PLP-dependent cysteine synthase family protein, with amino-acid sequence MTATAVRPTAQAELLALLGRTPVVRVTAGLPQAHPGFWAKLEGLAAGGMKARAAVSMLLGARERGELRPGAPVVESTSGTLGIGLAFAGQALGHPVVLVGDSELEPFMRQLLRAHGVRLELVDRPAPQGGWQAARLGRLRELLAELPGAYWPDQYNNPDNTAGYASLAAELTAQLDHLDILVCSVGTGGHSAGVIGPLRRHWPALRLVGVDATGSTIFGQPARPRLMRGLGSSIHPRNVAYDAFDEVHWIGPAEAVDSCRRLARGSFVSGGWSTGAVARVAAWAARVHPGAVVATVFPDGPHRYLGTVYDDDFIAAHGLDLAGAATRPVEIPHPYAAEASGWARCARVADPLSAGRTR; translated from the coding sequence ATGACCGCGACAGCCGTACGTCCCACCGCGCAGGCGGAGTTGCTCGCCCTGCTCGGCCGTACCCCCGTCGTGCGGGTCACGGCCGGGCTGCCCCAGGCCCACCCCGGGTTCTGGGCCAAGCTCGAAGGGCTCGCCGCGGGCGGCATGAAGGCACGGGCCGCCGTGTCCATGCTGCTCGGCGCGCGCGAACGCGGCGAACTGCGCCCCGGCGCGCCCGTGGTGGAGTCCACCTCCGGCACCCTCGGCATCGGGCTCGCCTTCGCCGGACAGGCGCTCGGCCACCCCGTCGTCCTGGTCGGCGACAGCGAACTGGAGCCGTTCATGCGGCAGTTGCTGCGCGCGCACGGCGTCCGGCTGGAGCTCGTCGACCGTCCCGCACCGCAGGGCGGCTGGCAGGCGGCCCGGCTCGGCAGGCTGCGCGAACTGCTCGCGGAACTCCCCGGCGCCTACTGGCCCGACCAGTACAACAACCCCGACAACACCGCCGGTTACGCCTCCCTCGCCGCCGAGCTCACCGCCCAGCTCGACCACCTCGACATCCTGGTGTGCAGCGTCGGCACCGGCGGGCACAGCGCGGGCGTCATCGGCCCGCTGCGCCGGCACTGGCCCGCGCTGCGGCTCGTCGGCGTCGACGCGACCGGCTCGACGATCTTCGGCCAGCCCGCCCGCCCCCGCCTGATGCGCGGCCTCGGCAGCAGCATCCACCCCCGCAACGTCGCCTACGACGCCTTCGACGAGGTCCACTGGATCGGCCCCGCCGAGGCCGTGGACAGCTGCCGACGGCTCGCCAGGGGCTCGTTCGTCAGCGGCGGCTGGAGCACCGGCGCGGTCGCCAGGGTCGCCGCCTGGGCGGCCCGCGTGCACCCCGGCGCGGTCGTCGCGACCGTGTTCCCCGACGGGCCCCACCGCTACCTCGGCACCGTCTACGACGACGACTTCATCGCCGCCCACGGCCTCGACCTGGCCGGCGCCGCCACCCGGCCCGTGGAGATACCGCACCCGTACGCCGCCGAGGCGAGCGGGTGGGCGCGGTGCGCGCGGGTCGCCGATCCACTCTCCGCCGGAAGGACACGATGA
- a CDS encoding dipeptide epimerase, whose product MKARLRTVRLELAEPLRISRSVMTARDAVWLSVEHDGVTGHGEAVSSVYYGLDADTLVRLITAVGVERFPDPESALEALPSGAVPPAVTAAVESALLDLAGKRAGVPVHRLLGTEASFGVATARTIGITPLTHAAAAARRLAASGFEVLKVKAGSPDPEDDVERVRVVRDAAPRARLLLDPNGAWSRAQAERLLPRFAALGVEAVEQPLPPGDPDTLAALAERSPLPVVADEDAVGLDDVRRLAGRVHGVNVKLAKCGGVRAARRIAELIAGSGTELMLGCLTASTLGLAPAVHLADRARWADLDGHLLLAHDPWRGIGGTDGVVRPSGLPGLGVQEVTAHEDVA is encoded by the coding sequence ATGAAGGCCCGCCTGCGCACCGTACGACTCGAACTCGCCGAGCCGCTGCGCATCTCCCGCTCCGTCATGACCGCCCGCGACGCCGTCTGGCTGAGCGTCGAGCACGACGGCGTCACCGGACACGGCGAGGCCGTCAGCAGCGTCTACTACGGGCTGGACGCCGACACGCTCGTACGGCTGATCACGGCCGTCGGCGTGGAACGGTTCCCCGACCCCGAGAGCGCCCTGGAGGCCCTGCCCTCCGGTGCCGTACCGCCGGCCGTGACCGCCGCCGTCGAGTCCGCCCTCCTGGACCTCGCCGGCAAGCGGGCCGGTGTGCCCGTCCACCGACTCCTCGGCACCGAGGCGTCGTTCGGCGTCGCCACCGCACGCACCATCGGCATCACCCCGCTCACGCACGCCGCCGCCGCGGCCCGGCGCCTCGCCGCGAGCGGATTCGAGGTCCTCAAGGTGAAGGCGGGCTCGCCCGATCCCGAGGACGACGTGGAGCGCGTACGGGTCGTCCGGGACGCGGCACCGCGAGCGCGGCTGCTGCTTGACCCGAACGGGGCCTGGAGCAGGGCGCAGGCCGAGCGACTGCTGCCCCGGTTCGCCGCGCTCGGCGTCGAGGCCGTCGAACAGCCGCTGCCGCCCGGCGACCCGGACACGCTGGCCGCCCTCGCCGAGCGGTCTCCGCTGCCCGTCGTCGCCGACGAGGACGCGGTGGGACTGGACGACGTACGGCGGCTCGCCGGGCGCGTCCACGGCGTCAACGTCAAGCTCGCCAAGTGCGGCGGAGTCCGGGCGGCCCGGCGCATCGCCGAGCTCATCGCGGGCAGCGGGACCGAGCTGATGCTCGGCTGCCTCACCGCCAGCACCCTCGGCCTGGCACCCGCCGTCCACCTCGCCGACCGCGCCCGCTGGGCCGACCTCGACGGGCATCTGCTGCTCGCCCACGACCCGTGGCGCGGCATCGGCGGCACCGACGGCGTCGTACGCCCGAGTGGCCTGCC